CAGGTGACCAATCCCGCCAAGTACCACACGACCACGCTGGACGCCGCGAGGATCGCCCAGGAAGCCGGCGTCCGTCACCTGGTGCTGACCCACCACATCCCGGTGCCGCGCCGCACGCCCCAGGCCGAGGCGGCCTACACCGCGGGCATGGCCGACCTGTACGGGGGCCGCGTGACCGTCGGGCGCGACCTGATGCGCATCGACGTCTGACGACACTCGCAGGCGCTCACCCGCGGCCTGGCCCAGCGCGCTCGCGGCGGCCGTGCTCGAGCTGCTGGCGCCAGCGCGCCGGGCCGGTGCGGACCGCCTTGACGTTCGACGTCACCGAGAGCAGCGTGTACAGCCCATCCACGCAGGTGGTGAGCACCCGCGCGACCTCGTCGTTCACCGGCTGCTGGTAGGCCGCCGGGTCCGCGGACAGCTGCCGCTGTTGCCGCTCCTGCGCGTCAGGAAACAGCCGTTCGGCCACAGCGTGCTCCATGTCGCGCCACGCGAACTCCGGCGCCCGGGGCCGCCGCTCGGCGCCGGGCCACACCAGCACGTCCCCGGCCCGGTAGCGCTCGAACGCGTCCAGCAGGCCGACCGCTTCCCGCAGCAGGGGGTCGCCGGCCAGGAAGCCGTGCAGGCGCTCGCCCTCGTCGGTGCGCAGCAGCCGCACCGGGCACACCCTCACCACTGCCTCCAGCAGCGTGAGGAGCGGCACGGTGCGGTCGGGCGGCCCCTCGCTGTGAGTCGAGAGGGCGGCCGCCAGCTGGAGCAGCTGCCGCAGGCCGCCGGCCAGGTCGAGCATGACCAGAAAGCGCGCGGTGTCGGTGTAGTGCGGGGCCCGCTGTCCGGCCAGGCCCCGCGCGAGGAGGGCGCCGGCCTTGTCGAGCTCCTGCTCCACGCTGAAGGCGAAGACGGGATCGTCGGTGGCCATGACCTACGGTATCCGAGTCGGGCGCCGCCTGCGTGGTGGGAACGTCCCCCTCCGTGCCGGCGTCAGGCCCGGGCGTCCCAGCCCGCGAGGATCTTGTCGAGGGTGATCGGGAAGTCGCGCACGCGCACGCCGCTGGCGTTGTACACGGCGTTGGCGACGGCCGCGCCCACCCCGCTGATCCCGAGTTCTCCCAGCCCCTTGGCGCGCAGCGGCGAGGACTGGTCGTCGAGTTCGTCGAGGAAGATCACCTCCAGGTCCGGGATATCCGCGTGCACGGGGACGTGGTACTCGCCCAGGTCATGGTTCACGAACAGGCCCAGGTCGTGATCGACATGCAGCTCCTCCATGAGCGCCGAGCCGATACCCATGGTCATGCCGCCCAGGCACTGGCTGCGCGCAGTGACGGGATTCAGGATGCGTCCGGCGGCGACGACGCTCAGGGCGCGGCGCACGCGCACCTCGGCGGTATGAACGTTCACGCCGACCTCCACGAAGTGCGCGCCGAAGCCCGCCTGGACATAGCGCTCGGTGAGGTCGCCGTAGGTCATGCGCCCGGTGGCGCTCACCCCGTCGGCGCCGGCGAGGTCGCGCAGCTCGGTGCACTCGGCTCCCTGCCACACCTTGCCATTCCGGAACACGGCATTCGCGGGCACGTACCCCGCCTGCCGGGCCAGAACGCGCCGCAGTTCATCGCAGGCCGCGTACACCCCGGCCGACGCGCTGTTCGCGCCCCACGAGCCACCGGAGCCGGACGCCGGCGGGAATTCGGAGTCGCCGAGGCGCACGCGCACCTGCTCCAGCGTCAGGCCCAGCATCTCGGCGGCGACCTGCCCCAGGATGGTGTAGCTGCCGGTGCCGATGTCGGTCATCTGCGTCTCGACCGTCAGGGTGCCGCCGGGCTCGAGCCGCACGGCCGCGCCGGACGGCTTGACGAGGTTGGTACGGAACGCGGACGCGACGCCGTACCCGACAAACCACTCGCCGTCGCGCCGCTCACGTGGGGCGCGGGGCCGGTCCGCCCAACCGAACGCGCGGGCGCCGGTCCGCAACGCCTGCGCCAGCCGCCGCGACGAGAACGGGCGCTTGGGACCCTGTTCGGGGTCGAACTGGATGTCGTTGAGCACCCGCAGTTCGACCGGGTCGAGGCCGAGTGCTTCGGCCAGCTCGTCCATCGCACCTTCCAGCGCGAGCATGCCCACCGCCTCGCCGGGGGCGCGCATGGACGCGCCGGGCGGCAGGTCCAGCTCGGTCTTGCGGGTGCGGATCAGGCGGTGCTCGCCGGCGTACAGGTACTTCGTCTGCTCGCACGCCGGTTCGGTGTCGCCGCCGGGCAGGTTCCCGGTCCAGGTGTCATGCCCGACAGCGTGGAGGGTTCCGTCGGTGTCCGCGCCCAGGCGGACGTGCTGGATGGTGGCGGCGCGGTGCGAGGTGTGGTTGAACATCAGCGGCCGGGGCAGGGCGGTCTTGACGGGGCGGCCCAGGATTCGCGCGGCGGCGGCCGACAGCACCGCGTCCGAGAAGAACAGCAGTTTGGTGCCGAAGCCCCCGCCGACAAAGGCGCTGACGACCCGCACGTCCTTCTGCGGCACGCCCAGCGTGAGCGCCAGCCCGCGCCGGACCCAGTGCACCACCTGGTGCGCGGTGTGCACCGTGAGCTGGTCGCCGTCCCAGTGGGCCACCGTCGCGTGCGGCTCCATGGGCGCCTGCGACTGGTCCGGAGTGGTGAAGGTGAGGTCGACTGAGACGGCAGCGTCCCGGAACGCCCGCTCGAAGTCCCCGACGACACTGTCTGCGGCGTCCTCCGGCTCCTCGCCGGCGTCCAGCGTGTCGGCCAGCGTGAACTGGCCGGGCGTGACGTCGTACTCGACCTCGATGAGCGCGGCGGCGGCGCGGGCCTGCTCGAAGCTCTCCGCGACCACGAACGCGACCGCCTGGTGGTAGTGGCGCACGTCCGGCCCGGCGAGCTGCGGGGACGCCTCCTGCTGCTGCGGCACCGGGGTGTCGGACCCGCCCTGCGCGGGCATGGTCTCGTGCGTGAGGACCAGCAGCACGCCCGGCGCGGCCTCGGCGGCGGCCGTATCGATACGGGTGATGCGGCCGTGCGCCACGCCCGCCCCCACCACAGAGCCGTAGATGGGCGTGCCGGTCACGTCGTACTCGTAGGCGTACGTGGCCTGCCCGCTGACCTTCAGGGGGCCCTCGAGGCGCGTGTGCGGACGCGTGACGACGCGTTCCTGGTCGATGGGGTTGGGGGGCGAGGCCTGATCGAATTTCATGCCTGGTCCTCCGTGGTGGCCTGCTCGAATACGGCCGTGAGGGTGCGGCCTAGCAGCGGCAGCTTGAACGCGTTCTGGGCCGTGGGCCGGGCGCCGTCGAAGGCGCGGTCGATGATGGCCCCGGCCCGCTCGGCCGGAGGTGCGGTCTGCGCCACCGTCTCGGCCGCCTCGACCCGCCACGGGCGCGGAGCGACGCCGCCGAACGCGAGCCGCACCGAATCACCGTCCACGATGGCCGCGACGGACACCAGCGCGAAGGCGTACGACGAGCGGTCGCGCACCTTGCGGTACAGCTGACGCCCGCCCACCGGGGGCGGCAGGGTCACGCCGGTGATCAGCTCGCCCGGGTCCAGGGTGGTCTCCACGTGCGGGGTGTCGCCGGGCAGACGGTAAAAGTCGTCCAGGGGCACGCTACGGGTATGGCCGTCGGGCCGCATGGTCTCCACGGCCGCGTCCAGCACGCGCAGCGCGACCGCCATGTCCGACGGGTGCTGCGCGATGCAGGCGTCCGACGTGCCGATCACCGCCAGGGTGCGGCTGTAGCCGCGCAGGGCCGCGCAGCCGCTGCCGGGCTCGCGCTTGTTGCACGGCAGGTTGGGGTCGTAGAAGTACGGGCAGCGCGCGCGTTGCAGCAGGTTCCCGCCGGTGGTGGCCTTGTTGCGGATCTGCCCGGACGCCCCGGCCACGATGGCGCGCGTCAGCACGCCGTACTCGGCCCGCACGCGCGGATGGCTGGCGAGGTCGGTGTTCGTGACCAGCGCTCCTATGCGCAGACCGCCGTCCGGGGTGTCCTGCACCTCGCGCAGCGGCAGGGCGCCGACGTCCACCAGATGCGAGGGCGTCTCGATCTCCAGCTTCATCAGGTCGAGCAGGTTGGTGCCGCCCCCGATGAACTTCGCGCCGTCCGCCTGCGCGGCGCGGGTGGCCGCCTGCGGGGTGGCGGCGCGCTCGTAGGTGAAGGCCCTCACGCGCGGTCCCCGGCGGCGTGGACCTCGGTCACGGCGGTGATGATGTTGGGATACGCGGCGCAGCGGCAGATGTTCCCGCTCAGGCGTTCGCGCAGCTCATCGGGGCTGAAGGTCACGGCGTCCAGGTCGGCGGTGACGTGGCTGGGCACGCCGCGCTCCAGCTCGTCAAGCGCCCCGACCGCCGAGCACAGCTGCCCCGGCGTGCAGTAGCCGCACTGATAGCCGTCGTGCGCCACGAACGCGGCCTGGAGGGGATGCAGGGCGTCCGGCGTGCCGAGGCCCTCCACGGTGGTCACGTCCTGGCCGCCATGCATCACGGCCAGCGTCAGGCAGCTCAGGATGCGGGTGCCGTCCACCAGGACCGTGCACGCCCCGCACTGGCCGTGGTCGCAACCCTTCTTGGTGCCGGTCAGGTGGAGGTGCTCGCGCAGCGCATCCAGCAACGTCACGCGCGGGTCGAGGGCAAGGGTCTGCGGCTCGCCGTTCACGGTCAGGGTCAGTGGCAGCAGGGCCGGGTCGGCGCCCCCGGAGGGCGGACGGGAAGGTGTCATCGCAGCGTACGTTCCCGCATCCCGCGCGGCGGATCAGCCCGAAACGCTAAAGCCGGGTTTAGTGATGCCCGGCGGCCGTGCCCCCATGGCAGTCCCCAGCGCCGCCGAAGGTGCGGACCTTTGGCGGCGCCGAGGACTGCGAGGCAGGACGGTCCGGGCGGGCCGCTGTTACGACACGAAGTGGCCGTCCACCTGGAAGGGCTCGCCGTCCAGGGTCACGCGGCCACCCTTGCGCAGGTCGCAGATCATGTCCCAGTGCACGGCGCTGGTGTTCGTCCCGCCGTTCTCGGCGTACGCCTGCCCGACCGCGAGGTGGACCGTGCCGCCAATCTTCTCGTCGAACAGGATGTTCATGCTGGGCTGCTGGATGCCGGCGTTCGTGCCGATGCCGAGTTCTCCCAGGAAGCGCGCGCCCTCGTCGGTCTCCAGCGCGGCGCGCAGCACGTCCTCGCCTTCCTCGGCGCGGGCCTCGACGACCTCGCCGTCCTTGAAGGTCAGGTCGATGCCGCGCACCACGCGCCCGCCGTACAGGGTCGGCAGGTCGAAGTGCGCCACGCCGTTCGCGCTGCGTTCCAGCGGCGCCGTGAACACCTCGCCGGAGGGCATGTTGCGCTTGGCGTCGCTGTTGCTCCAGTTCCGGCCCCTCACGCTCAGATGCAGGTCGGTGCCGGCGGACACGATGTGGACGTCGTCCGCCAGCGCGAGTCGCGTGATCAGGCCCGCCTGGAAGTCGCGGATCTCGCCCCACTTCTGCACCGGGTCCGGGGTGTCCAGGAACATCGCCCGCGCCACGAAGGTCTCGTATTCGGGCAGCGTCATGCCCGCGGCCTCGGCCCCGAAGGGCGTGGGGTACAGCGTGAGGTTCCAGCGCGGGTGCAGGCGGCTCAGGGCGACCGGCGCCTGCGCGGCGCGCCAGCGGGCGGCGCGGCTGGCCGGCACGTCGGCGACCGGCGGGGTCGGCGTCAGGATGCGGATCGAGGCGTCGAGCGCGCGTGCGTCCTCGATCTCGACCGGGTGCAGCGAGTCCAGCACGTCGTCGCTGGCGAGGCGCTGCACGTCTTCTTGCTGGGTGGGGTAGCTCAGGCGCAGCACGGGGCGTGCGCCGCGTTCCAGCAGCGTGCGGTGCAGCGCCTCGATCAGCGGCAGGGCCAGGGTGCTGCCGCTGATCAGCACGCGGTCGCCGGGGCGGGCCGTGACGCAGTAGTCGGCGAGCAGGACGGCGTGGCGGACAGGATCGTAAGTCATCGGGATCTCCTGGGGCGGTGGGCGGTCACAGGGCCGTGACCGCGCCGCCGTCCACGAGCAGGGTGCTGCCGTTCACGTACTGCGCGGCCGGCGAGCACAGGAACGCGGCGACGCGGCCGAACTCGTCGGGCGTGCCCAGGCGGCCCATGGGCACCTCGCGCTCGGAGGCCTCGCGCACCGCCTGCCACGTGGTGCCCCGGCGCGCCGCGGCGGCCTCGTCGAGCTGCTGGATGCGCTCGGTGAGCACCCGGCCCGGCGCGAGGCCGTTGACCTGGATGTTGTCGGGGCCGAGTTCCACGCTCAGCGACTTGCACAGACCCATCACGGCCGGGCGCAGGGCGTTGGAGAGCGTGAGGTTGTCCAGTGGGCGCTTGACACTGCTGCTCAGCAGGGCCAGGATACGCCCGCCCCCGCCGGCCTTCAGGTGCGGCAGGGCGGCCGTAACGCTGCGCACCACGCTCATCAGCGTGAGCTGGTACGCCGTTTGCCACTGCGCCTCGCCCAGGGCCGCGAAGTTGCCGGGCGGGGGGCCGCCGGCGTTGCACACCAGGATCTTCAGGCCGCCGAGGTCGCGGGCGGCCGCGTCTATGAACGCCGTCAGGCTGTGCGCGTCGGCCACGTCGGCCGCGTAGGCGTGAACGGCGGTGCCGGTGGCCTCCTCGATCCGGCGGGCGGCGTCCTGGGCGCGCTCCAGGTCGCGCGAGCACAGCGCGACGCGCGCGCCCTCACGGGCGAGGGCCAGGGCCGTGGCGAACCCCAGCCCGGCGCTGGCGGCCAGGACGACGGCCGGCTGATCCTTGAGTCCAAGGTCCATATCAGACGTGCCCGTACTTGGCGAGAACGTCGGGCAGGGTCGCGCCGGCTTCCAGATCGGCGCGGATCAGGCGTTCCTTTTCCGTCAGGGCCTCGGCGCGGGTCAGCACCTCATCCACCACCTCCTGCGGAATCACGATGGCCCCGTCGAAGTCCGCGAGGATGAAGTCGTCGGGACGCACGCGCACGCGCGCAGCCGTGGCCCCCGGCAGGTAGACCTCGACCTGCCAGGCGTTCACCGCCCAGCGGCCGATGGACTGCACCGGCGTGCGGTAGCGGGCATAGACCGGAAAGTCCATGCGGTCAAGCCACTCGATGTCGCGGATGCCGCCGTCCACCACGGCACCCACGCAGCCGCGGTACTGCATGCCGCGCGCGATGAGCTCTCCGAAGAAGCACACGCCCTCGGCCCCGCCGCCGCTCCACACGCTGAGGTGGCCGGGCGTCAGGCCGCTGACGGCCTCCATCTTCCTCGCGTCGCCGGTGCCGGGGTAGGGCGTCATCTGGCCGCGGATGGTGTAGGCCCACCCGCCCATCTTCTCCAGGCGCTGGCGGATGGGCCACAGGTCACTGGACAGGCCGAAGTCCGGCAGGCCGAGTTCGTCGAGCACGTCGGCGACGTTGGCGGTGTCGACCTTCAGGAAGCGGTCGCGCAGGGTGAGTTTGTGGTCGGCTGAGAGGGTCATGCGGGGGCTCCTGGGGGGGCGTGGGCGGCGCGCATCTCGTCGGCGACGACCGTGGCGGGGGCGTGGCCGTAGGACAGCAGGGCGTCGTGGAAGGTGCGGGGATCGAGGGCCAGCTCGCGGCGCAGCTCCTTGATGGTCTCGGTACCCAGCCAGTACATCACGCGGCTGGCGGGGAACATGGCGTTGCGTGTGGTCTCGGCCCAGACGCGGGCCGGAGCGAAGTGCGCGCGGTCACGGTAGAACGCCCGGGCCTCGTCCAACGACCACTCGCCCAGGTGCAGCTTGAGGTCCACGATGCACGACGCGGCGTTGCGCCGCTCGAACTGCGTGAGCAGCAGCTCCTCGGCCGGGGTGTAGAAGCCGGGCGCCTCGGCCAGCAGGTCCTCGGCGTAGCACGCCCAGCCCTCGACCATGGTGCCGCCGCCCAGCAGCGCGATGCCCGAGGCGCAGTCGGTGCCGGCCACGCGCGCGAGCACCGACCCGGCCTCGCGGGCGCGGGCATTGTGGGTGTGGTGGCCGATGCTGCCGTGGTGAACAGCGTGTACCAGCTTCACGAAGGCGCTGTTGTTCGCGCGCCGGTACGCGGCGAGGTCCGCGCCGGGCGGCGTGACCCAGTACACGCTGCCCTGACCGGGGCGGTCGGGCGCAGGCGAGCGGTAGAACAGGAAGTACAGGTCGCCGGTGCCCTCCGCCCACTCCGGAAGGAGGCGGAAGTCCAGGCCGTAGTCGGCGGCGGGGGTCAGCAGTGGCCGGGCGGCGTCCAGCGCGCGCTCGTGCAGGTCACGGAAGGTGTCCAGCATGCGTTCCGGCTCGGGGCCGATCTGCTCCAGCCGGGCGAGGTGCTCGGTCCAGGGCAGGTCGCCCGGCAGCCGCGCCGCCTGGGCCTCCAGCGTTCCCGTCAGGCGCTCGAAGGCCTCGGTGGCGCGCTCCAGCGCCTCGCGCGGCCCGAAGGGCAGGGCGTGGGTGACACGCATCAGCAGGTCGAGGTGGTTCTCGCCGCATGCGACCGGCGCGCCGGGGCCTGCCAGATCCTCCGCGAAGCCCACCAGCGCGCGGGCGGCGCGGGCGGCCGGCAGGCGCAGCGCGTCGTCCCACAGGGGGTGCTTCGGGAGCCCCGAGGTGAGCAGGTGCGCCGCCGCCCGCGCTTCCCGCCGGGCCCGCTCCGCCACGTCGTCCGGGCGCGGACGGCCCTGGAGGTGCGAGCGGCCATGTGCCAGAAAGGCGGGAATCGCCTCCAGCCGCACCCGCAGGGCGTCCCGCGTGTCCTGCGCGTCACCGTGGTGGCCGGGCAGCAGCAGCGAGATCACGCTGAACGCGGCCTCGCCGGTGTACCACGCGGGGTTGTGCTGACGGGGCGAACGGCGCTGCTCGGCCAGCACGGTGGTGAGCTGCGCGTCCAGCATCCGCGTGTCGATGCGGGCGGCGGCCGTCCGCGGCGCGTCCAGCCGGCCGAGCGTGCCCTGCAGGGCCGTCAGGGCCGCGAGTTCGGCCTCGACGCTGTCCGCCCCGGCCGGCGGGAGCTGGTGGTCGTGGCCGGGCAGGCCCATGAAGGTCGCGTCCACCGGCCGGTACTGTGCGTGCACCTTCAGGTACGCGCGGGCAGCGTCGTGCGCGTCACTCACGCGCGTTCGCCCTCCGGCTGGTGCTCGTCCGGGTACAGGGGCAGCGACACCCAGCGGCGCTCGCGGTACGACTGCACGATGGCGTTCACGGTCTCCTGGCTCTTGGCCCCGTCATAGAAGGTGCACTCGGCGTGGGTGCCGTCCAGGATCTCGTCCACGAAATGGCGCACCAGGTTGCGGTAGTACAG
This is a stretch of genomic DNA from Deinococcus metalli. It encodes these proteins:
- a CDS encoding xanthine dehydrogenase family protein molybdopterin-binding subunit: MKFDQASPPNPIDQERVVTRPHTRLEGPLKVSGQATYAYEYDVTGTPIYGSVVGAGVAHGRITRIDTAAAEAAPGVLLVLTHETMPAQGGSDTPVPQQQEASPQLAGPDVRHYHQAVAFVVAESFEQARAAAALIEVEYDVTPGQFTLADTLDAGEEPEDAADSVVGDFERAFRDAAVSVDLTFTTPDQSQAPMEPHATVAHWDGDQLTVHTAHQVVHWVRRGLALTLGVPQKDVRVVSAFVGGGFGTKLLFFSDAVLSAAAARILGRPVKTALPRPLMFNHTSHRAATIQHVRLGADTDGTLHAVGHDTWTGNLPGGDTEPACEQTKYLYAGEHRLIRTRKTELDLPPGASMRAPGEAVGMLALEGAMDELAEALGLDPVELRVLNDIQFDPEQGPKRPFSSRRLAQALRTGARAFGWADRPRAPRERRDGEWFVGYGVASAFRTNLVKPSGAAVRLEPGGTLTVETQMTDIGTGSYTILGQVAAEMLGLTLEQVRVRLGDSEFPPASGSGGSWGANSASAGVYAACDELRRVLARQAGYVPANAVFRNGKVWQGAECTELRDLAGADGVSATGRMTYGDLTERYVQAGFGAHFVEVGVNVHTAEVRVRRALSVVAAGRILNPVTARSQCLGGMTMGIGSALMEELHVDHDLGLFVNHDLGEYHVPVHADIPDLEVIFLDELDDQSSPLRAKGLGELGISGVGAAVANAVYNASGVRVRDFPITLDKILAGWDARA
- a CDS encoding FAD binding domain-containing protein translates to MRAFTYERAATPQAATRAAQADGAKFIGGGTNLLDLMKLEIETPSHLVDVGALPLREVQDTPDGGLRIGALVTNTDLASHPRVRAEYGVLTRAIVAGASGQIRNKATTGGNLLQRARCPYFYDPNLPCNKREPGSGCAALRGYSRTLAVIGTSDACIAQHPSDMAVALRVLDAAVETMRPDGHTRSVPLDDFYRLPGDTPHVETTLDPGELITGVTLPPPVGGRQLYRKVRDRSSYAFALVSVAAIVDGDSVRLAFGGVAPRPWRVEAAETVAQTAPPAERAGAIIDRAFDGARPTAQNAFKLPLLGRTLTAVFEQATTEDQA
- a CDS encoding 2Fe-2S iron-sulfur cluster-binding protein, with the translated sequence MTPSRPPSGGADPALLPLTLTVNGEPQTLALDPRVTLLDALREHLHLTGTKKGCDHGQCGACTVLVDGTRILSCLTLAVMHGGQDVTTVEGLGTPDALHPLQAAFVAHDGYQCGYCTPGQLCSAVGALDELERGVPSHVTADLDAVTFSPDELRERLSGNICRCAAYPNIITAVTEVHAAGDRA
- a CDS encoding aminopeptidase gives rise to the protein MTYDPVRHAVLLADYCVTARPGDRVLISGSTLALPLIEALHRTLLERGARPVLRLSYPTQQEDVQRLASDDVLDSLHPVEIEDARALDASIRILTPTPPVADVPASRAARWRAAQAPVALSRLHPRWNLTLYPTPFGAEAAGMTLPEYETFVARAMFLDTPDPVQKWGEIRDFQAGLITRLALADDVHIVSAGTDLHLSVRGRNWSNSDAKRNMPSGEVFTAPLERSANGVAHFDLPTLYGGRVVRGIDLTFKDGEVVEARAEEGEDVLRAALETDEGARFLGELGIGTNAGIQQPSMNILFDEKIGGTVHLAVGQAYAENGGTNTSAVHWDMICDLRKGGRVTLDGEPFQVDGHFVS
- a CDS encoding SDR family oxidoreductase, yielding MDLGLKDQPAVVLAASAGLGFATALALAREGARVALCSRDLERAQDAARRIEEATGTAVHAYAADVADAHSLTAFIDAAARDLGGLKILVCNAGGPPPGNFAALGEAQWQTAYQLTLMSVVRSVTAALPHLKAGGGGRILALLSSSVKRPLDNLTLSNALRPAVMGLCKSLSVELGPDNIQVNGLAPGRVLTERIQQLDEAAAARRGTTWQAVREASEREVPMGRLGTPDEFGRVAAFLCSPAAQYVNGSTLLVDGGAVTAL
- a CDS encoding RraA family protein, coding for MTLSADHKLTLRDRFLKVDTANVADVLDELGLPDFGLSSDLWPIRQRLEKMGGWAYTIRGQMTPYPGTGDARKMEAVSGLTPGHLSVWSGGGAEGVCFFGELIARGMQYRGCVGAVVDGGIRDIEWLDRMDFPVYARYRTPVQSIGRWAVNAWQVEVYLPGATAARVRVRPDDFILADFDGAIVIPQEVVDEVLTRAEALTEKERLIRADLEAGATLPDVLAKYGHV
- a CDS encoding DUF885 family protein: MSDAHDAARAYLKVHAQYRPVDATFMGLPGHDHQLPPAGADSVEAELAALTALQGTLGRLDAPRTAAARIDTRMLDAQLTTVLAEQRRSPRQHNPAWYTGEAAFSVISLLLPGHHGDAQDTRDALRVRLEAIPAFLAHGRSHLQGRPRPDDVAERARREARAAAHLLTSGLPKHPLWDDALRLPAARAARALVGFAEDLAGPGAPVACGENHLDLLMRVTHALPFGPREALERATEAFERLTGTLEAQAARLPGDLPWTEHLARLEQIGPEPERMLDTFRDLHERALDAARPLLTPAADYGLDFRLLPEWAEGTGDLYFLFYRSPAPDRPGQGSVYWVTPPGADLAAYRRANNSAFVKLVHAVHHGSIGHHTHNARAREAGSVLARVAGTDCASGIALLGGGTMVEGWACYAEDLLAEAPGFYTPAEELLLTQFERRNAASCIVDLKLHLGEWSLDEARAFYRDRAHFAPARVWAETTRNAMFPASRVMYWLGTETIKELRRELALDPRTFHDALLSYGHAPATVVADEMRAAHAPPGAPA